In a genomic window of Brettanomyces nanus chromosome 1, complete sequence:
- a CDS encoding uncharacterized protein (BUSCO:EOG09341Z23) translates to MGRIQKRGVSGNAKNFITRTRAIRKLQVSLTDFRRLCIFKGIYPREPRNKKKANNGSTAPVTFYYAKDIQFLMHEPIIQKFREHKSFAKKLSKALGKGEVGDAKRLEEHRPRYKLDRVIKERYPSFPDALRDLDDALNMLFLFSSMRSTDKVHAKVISQATKLTNEWMAYVARERSLKKVFVSIKGVYYSANIKGQEIIWTVPFKFPQNIPTDIDFKVMATFLEFYTTLLHFVLYRLYSASGLVYPPRINESKLKGIGGLSSYVLEGRKDDNTLFPEVEGSEEKEAILSKEEITNAIKADEDNQEEEGDSEEIGKADSNADGEDVEKKLDEFEDKNSIKGDVLAQPSEFENATATLFSKFVFYVSREVPIDILEFVVLAAGGKVISEAALDEITLNGDVRKIDLSSVTHQIVDRPKVANKVQGRTYIQPQWVFDCLNEESLLNVSDYAPGETLPPHLSPWGDSGSYNPMEEDKKDAGEAGEDEEIEESEESEAEADEEESTEVSAIIDEDLKAQKELEMEAAGVKYSDVKEKEAKKKSKKRKIEGETEETEEKKLKMIMMSNKQRKLYKKMQYGINKDEVRKGALQKKKRKLQKAESKLAKLK, encoded by the coding sequence ATGGGTAGAATACAGAAAAGAGGTGTCTCTGGTAATGCTAAGAACTTCATTACCCGAACGCGGGCTATCAGAAAGCTACAGGTGTCACTTACAGATTTTAGAAGGTTGTGTATCTTCAAAGGTATCTATCCAAGAGAACCgagaaacaaaaagaaggcTAACAATGGATCGACAGCTCCAGTGACTTTTTATTATGCAAAGGATATACAGTTTTTGATGCACGAGCCCATCATTCAAAAATTTAGAGAGCACAAGTCATTTGCCAAGAAGCTATCCAAAGCACTTGgtaaaggagaagttggagatgCCAAGCGGTTGGAAGAGCATCGTCCAAGATACAAGTTGGATAGAGTGATTAAAGAGAGATATCCTTCATTTCCAGATGCATTGAGGGATCTGGACGATGCTTTGAATAtgcttttccttttcagtAGTATGCGTTCTACCGATAAGGTGCATGCAAAAGTGATTAGTCAAGCCACAAAGCTTACTAACGAATGGATGGCTTATGTTGCTAGAGagagatctttgaagaaggttttTGTTTCTATTAAGGGTGTGTACTATTCTGCCAATATTAAGGGTCAGGAGATTATCTGGACCGTTCCGTTCAAGTTCCCTCAAAACATTCCTACGgatattgatttcaaagtGATGGCAACTTTCTTAGAGTTCTACACTACTTTGTTACATTTTGTTCTTTACAGACTTTACTCTGCATCTGGATTGGTGTATCCACCAAGAATTAATGAGTCGAAGTTAAAGGGTATTGGAGGATTGTCTTCGTATGTGCTcgaaggaagaaaagatgacAATACGTTGTTCCCGGAGGTTGAAGGTAGcgaagagaaagaggcCATCCTTTCTAAGGAGGAAATAACCAACGCTATTAAAGCAGATGAGGacaatcaagaagaagagggagATTCTGAGGAGATCGGAAAAGCTGACAGTAATGCAGATGGCGAAGacgttgaaaagaaacttgatgaatttgaagacaaaaatTCAATCAAGGGTGATGTTTTGGCTCAACCAAGTGAATTTGAGAACGCTACGGCGACCTTGTTCTCCAAGTTTGTGTTTTATGTGTCCAGGGAGGTTCCTATTGACATTCTTGAATTTGTAGTTTTAGCAGCAGGAGGAAAAGTGATTAGTGAAGCTGCATTGGATGAAATTACATTAAATGGTGATGTTAGGAAGATAGATTTGTCTTCTGTGACACATCAAATCGTTGATAGGCCAAAGGTGGCGAATAAAGTTCAGGGAAGGACATATATTCAACCTCAATGGGTATTTGACTGTCTTAATGAGGAAAGTCTATTGAATGTGTCTGATTATGCACCGGGAGAAACATTACCACCTCATCTTTCACCATGGGGAGACTCTGGTTCGTACAATCCTATGGAAGAGGACAAAAAGGATGCTGGAGAGGctggtgaagatgaagaaattgaagaatctgaagagtctgaagctgaagctgatgaagaggaaagtACTGAAGTTTCTGCAATTATTGATGAGGATCTTAAGGCTCAAAAGGAACTTGAGATGGAGGCTGCTGGTGTGAAGTACTCTGATgtcaaagagaaagaagctaaaaagaagtccaagaagagaaagattgagggagaaacagaagaaacagaagaaaagaagttgaagatgattatgatgagCAATAAGCAGCGTAAACTTTACAAGAAGATGCAGTACGGCATTAACAAAGATGAAGTGAGAAAGGGTGCactccaaaagaagaagagaaagctcCAAAAGGCTGAGTCAAAGCTTGCCAAGCTTAAATAG